The Solenopsis invicta isolate M01_SB chromosome 1, UNIL_Sinv_3.0, whole genome shotgun sequence DNA segment CGAGGCGGTTCGCGAGAACAGATGGTAAAGTCTGGGAAAAATCTGCACGAAGAAAACTTTCCCAATCGAAATGACGTCTTTCGTCTTTTCGCGACACGTGACCGAATGTTGTCGTATTGCAAAATGAAATCTCCACTCCGAAACATTTGATACCACTTTTTGCACGTTTCGTGAGACAGCGGATTAAAATACTTTCATGTCttcagcaatattattttttaatgaaatgcgAAAAAATGCCTCAAATGCTGTTTTTCCACGGATGCCCACGTGTTCACTGCTGTTTCGTAAAGCTATATCGCCTGCGTCGCCAAGATATtatatagtgttttgaaaacaTAGAGATCCACACTTGTGTGCAAAAGagtggaaaaatatttaattttacagttaCAAGACACCGAATGTATAAAAAGGCACTGAATTGATTTGTACATCcaatacacacacatacgcatgcacgtacgcACGTACAAACACGCTTATATCACACACATCTTTTTGTTCTCATTACTAATGGTATTGTACaagaagttttataaaaaagtatatatatatatatatatatatatgtgtatatacacatttaatgtaatgtttaaattaaatatttaaattggaaTATGATATGTGTATACTAATAACTACATGCACGCACGCAGTGATAcggaaaaagttatttaaaataacaatgtatACATTTCTTTTTCGTAAGTGCAACATGTATaagtcttttttaaataaaaacttgtgTGATCccagaaaaaaatagatataaagaaaaaaaatatattaagattgCAACtggataataatttacatttttaacttttgaaagcaaataaaaaaagaaatgctttAACGATAGATTTGTCGGTGgctaatttaaaatcaattttttttgctacgttgaaaatatcgaagcatcaataataattagactttaaataaacaaaactattttcttttattgattttaaatgaaatttagtttaaaagaaaatttaagagACGATTCGACAGAGATAAATAATTGGATATTGAATAGATGTTTTTTAGTAGTTATGctaggaaaagaaaaaaacaagttaGTTTGTCATTAAAAAGATATCTCTAATGATATTGAAACACcaaaaacatcttttttattgatttttctcaAAAGTCAATTTAGAGTCGATCTTTCCTAGCGAATatgcattattttcttttccgtatataaattttgcagtttAGGAATTACGGATATTTCGACGAGCTAAACAGTATTATTAAGCGTATTCCTATTTCTttgatatgtatatttatattacacgtttttatttgaatatatacaGTTATTCACGGGAATttacgataaaataattaactaaaGCATACATTCGTAAGTAACTAATTTGTTCACTACATTAATTATATGAAGAATCGCTGTGAAATGTGAAGCTCTTTGAAAaactcaatattatttttctgaagATTAAAACGCGTTAGCATTTTCTTATTAAGAACAGAGATCTCCGCTTGATCTCTGTGGAAGAGCACGCACTATCTTTCCAACacagttttaataatttctaattgtGGCAAACTAGTGGATAATTTTgccatatataaaaaaaaactaaatattaaaagatatcgCTAAAGTTCTACATTCCGTTTGGTTAGAATGTAAAGAAGTTACAATTATCGTAGTTTTATACACCTTTCGACAatgactttaaaattaaaattttttaagtaaccaTACTTACTAAAGTATGTAACTAACATAATtggcataattaaaaaaattatttcagaatttttatcaaTGTCTTTTTCAACGTTTACTAAAATCGCTATCCATGTgaaaaagtgataaaataattaattaacaacaaGAGTGGGCAAGAAAGAAGTAGAATGAATGATTTTGGATGAGAGATGTGGTTTGAATAATCAATATGCAAAAGATAAAACTCATAATATGCATTTTCTACATTCAAGAACTCGTAATACCAGTGGTATAAATCACACGTTCACCGCCGCTGTTCAGATTCGTGCTTTCGTTAACCGTTGTCGCTGGTGCCGCTGATCCTGGTGCAGGCATGGCAAATATTGGTTGTTGTATATTAGAAGCATTTTGCGACGCACCACTTTGAGGTTGAGATGTCACAGCGTCATCGTCGCTTTCGTCTTCCTGTGAAAGTATATTTTGGACATCGAAAAATATCAGAGTTTGGCGAGTTTAGCGCGTAATTACTCGTAACACCGTTACCCGTAAAGAGAGTCACCTTTTTCGATAAcaatcgttactttttttccATCTGTAACGGTAATGGTAATggtaacgtcgttacatttcAACAAcataacaatattacaaattcaaccATCTTTTTCATTAGTTTACTTCCCTTATCTTTGCTTAATTTAATAGCACGCACTTGTTTAGTACGCAAATATGTACAGTAATCGACGTGCCAGATCAAAGCCATTAACTCCGTTAAAtgcaattgtatattttatttattttcatatgtttataacacatattttaaatattaaaaaaatatttttattaaaaaaatattttgtatctaaCGTTTTATGCTGTATTCCGACAATCATTGACAGTACTGAAAGTATACGTATATGTACGCAACGAAAAGTAtaatgtaaactatagattttctgTGATGGCAATGAATATGGAATCCAGTCTTAATTCTTTATTGCAAAGTGCGCgcttttaaaaacaatgaaactttttaataaaatttctgtttgtaaattaCAGTCAAAATGTTTATAGAGTATactctaaaaaagaaaaaaaatattaatataaaaaattagaagaattatCAGATAAACTTAACACGAAGAAAAGCTTGCTGTGTagagattaatttaaaaagtaataagttaattattacatttaatactgGTTATTGAATAATGTAACTTTGAAATCTAACATCTTACAGTTTAGCATTACAAAAAcgaatcgttactttttaaaattagtaatgaATAACTGTAACAAGTtgctttttacaaaaaagtaatagTAACGGTAACGCTTAACATTTCCAATTCTGAAAAATACAATATCTTTCATTAAaccatttgaaataaattttatatttgttgcacaagtaataagaatatattaatattaattttgatgtcataaatcatattttttcatcgtaaatcctttctttctcttgcaattataaaatatcgaataaaGAATTATACTCGTAAGAATGTctctctaaatattttaaaagattttaagagGTGATTCTTCACATTAATTCAAGATGACAACTTTATATCTGACATCCGATTAAATTCAAATTGCAGCTTAGTTTCAAAGGTACAGGGTgttaaagttaaagaaaaaattgcggttttttcaaaattttgaaaactactCGATATACTTTACTCTATGTACTTCAGattgttaattataatctaaaaattCGTCAATTTAACgcaatcaaatataaatttgacatttcgtatctaaaattatattgactgtaacatttttctaaaattattcttatatgtgtaaatatacgtaataatttgttacatttttgaatatttatttcaattcagtTGTTAAATAATCTCAATTTTATCTACATAGTACCTACCATTTTACGTTCATACCAAGTCAACTTGCTTGAGTGACGTGTTTGAGATAATACACGTAAAAGGATTGTAATAAAGATGacgaattttacaataaaaaaaaaaatattattatataaatattaaaataatattatataatattattgtaaatttacttaAGATTTTCAAACTAGCGCAACTTATTGGAATTGAAGAAATATACCtagtatgaaattataaaacaaataaacggAAAGAAATACGTAATTGCTTCTTTTACTTGGAAGCATttgttttctctctccctctctttctcttttcctccactctttctctctctctctctctctctctctctgtgtgtgtgtgtgtgtgtgtgtaattacTACGATACATGcctatttcaataaatttgttgTCAATATATTTTCTGATTAATACGTGACACAATTTCTTGATCTCAAATAGGaatgcattattaaaataaaaataaatataaaaaaaacatttcattgAAAGAATGAGTATTTTATGACGTTTCACGTTTAAGAAATTCATATCTTTATGTATTAAAAAGGTTTAAAGTGTTAATCGTtaagatgtaaaaaattttacaaattattatcacGTTCAAATTCTATATACGTtacaatatgttataatatttaataagaacgAATCCACTTAAGAATTTGCCATTTTGAATAACTACAAATACATCATGCATTTGTGCAGAAATATATGGACGCTACGATAATTCATCTTTTGCACTGTTGACTAAAGGAAAGTAGCAGTGAGCgcgaatattaaataaaaaatgattaagaaaTCTACCATTGTGCATTGCGCAAAATCTGTGCGAAATCGTTCCGACATAATGTTCGAACAAGaacaaaaatagaaagcaaTATTTACGATTAAtcatagcaaaaaaaaaaaaagaaaaataactcAAACTTCAAGCATTGTGAAAACTTACCTTGCCAAAACCTCGCGGTTGATCTGTCACAACACCCTCTGGATTCAGGTTCCgctataatacaataataacataaacaaAACCGCTAAACTATGTAAGACTTTCTGTAAAACGAAACGTAACATGCGTAACGATAAGGATTCATGCACTTTCAGTTTGTGCTGCGTCAGACAAATGACAGATATACAACGATTGATGAGAATTTactaaacaaacataattttctatatatgaAAGTGTgatgaattaaataaactagcaacaataatgttaaaattaaatttatgtaccGCGTATgtgcgaaaaatatttttttaattaaaaagcacagaaaattttatttaatgctatTTATGTACAAGAACGATGTCTCATTTCAATTGTATATCGATACAATTGTATACAGGAACAAACTATCAATGTATAAAGCCAGGCGTGTAtctacatgtatgtatgtgtcGTGAGAtatcatcaaatttataatgGAAAAGAGAATAATCGTTCACAAAAAATGTCAAAAcacaaaatgtagaaaaatattaaataaacaaaaattttaattcaaattacaaaagaagttatataaatataagatcGCATTCATTACTTTCGTAGAACGTCatgtatttttacatgtattttgatGGCTGCGAATAAAACAACTCGCTGGCATATAAAATCTTacgtttaataatatatatcaagATTATAAAAGCGacgtaaatatgttattaatttctctaattaattgaaattattttcctaAAAAGTAAAGtgtttaagagaaaattttacacacttgtatatttatttacatcgatattgtacatttttttcatgaaaaatattttttcattataccACCAAGTTCAGAAACTTCTCTttggtgcgtgcgtgcgtgtgtgtgtgtgtgtgtgtgtgtgtgtgtgtgtgtgtgtgtgtgtgtgtgtgtgtgtgtgtgtgtgtctaatattaaatttttatagctaAAAATTTCAAGAGCTGTGCCAAGCCGATATAAGCGTTTATAATTGTAGTGCCTCTAAAAAGACATCGAGTAATACTTGCACTTTTTAGATGAATACAAACTTTTATGCATACGTCGATAATATGTAAGTTGCATGAACTCCTTAAATCGCTTGTTTTTGCAATTAGATATCTACTAAGATATTCTTTCCTCGCTGACATGCTTTCCAACTATGTGCCAAaaatttacgtataaatataaaagagaatttagatttatatttcGATACTTTTCCAATTCAACTATATACGTTTGTGTCTACATGCATGTATTGTATTTAGTTGGATTAATATTAATGTCTTTTAATTGTACCGCTAAATTTAGATGTGTATAGATGTTACATAATACGGAATTTATAACAAGCCTGTCCAAGTTTATCGAGAGAAAGAATCTCTTGAAAAATCCCCACCTGTAATCGTTTGTGCTATTACAAGTTTTTCCGATGATTGATATAGCTAATTCTGCTAAATACAACGCGTCCATAtgataatttattgatattaattattacacattCCCTTGTCTTTTCTTCATTTCTTCTCCATTACATCATTCGGCAAGACAGGTGGAAACATTTCGCGAGTAAAAACTTGGACAGGCCTAATTTAGAATAATTCGGTAAACGGACAGTGTCTTCCGTCGACTAAAGATTACAAATACTACGGCTGTGATTTCATTGGCGATACGTTAGTAATTTTTGCCTCAAAGTGACTGTCGATAGAACATTTTaaagcaagaaaaaattatcaatgCTCATtcctttaattatattcaaactcttttcatcatttttcagaaaacgTTAATATTGAGAAAGAAATTACATTCGAtcaaagttaaaagtttatGTCTACGGAAGGAAAATTGAAATGTACGCCAAAGAATTCATAGAGtcgacagaaaaaaaagaatcaatattTGAAACATCAGCATTGAACGGAACAATCCATTAACATTAATACGGaaagtttaaaaagttacaacGGGGATTATGGATCACACAAAGATTGCTAAATCCATAGAACAGTTTTCTCCTCTTCATACAAATCAATATAGAAACAAGTAATACagaaacgtttcttttttcgTGCAACGTAGATTACGTATATAAATGAGCAACGAATCAATCGAATACAAAATCACGTGCGTTGCACGAGGACACATTAAATTTCAAAGTAAATCCAAAAGTAGATACAACGGTATAGGTGTCATCGTATCTTTGCCTAATTCCTTGTACTACTTTGCGATGCAACCAAACAAAACagaagtgtcaaagatacgtaAAAGAAAGCGATACCATGTTGTAAATAAgatgaaaaatataagatgGAAATATAAAGCGTAATTCTTTTTGGTTtgaacataattatattaaatgtaataattatatttctcattcttcgtattaaaaatcgtatagaaaacaatattcttgggatttaaaacatatttctgCTGGGAAAGAACATATTTCTTTTTGCACAGTGCTATTTCTAAAAtcataagaattattaaaaattgacaatgAATTTTCAGAaaggcaataaaaataaaaagaaaatagaaagagTTCCTCAGTCGGCTTGgtatgataattaattaatttgtaaataaaatctttcgAATATCTGTATTTTCTTTGCATATTTGTTACCTCTATTTCTTACTGTTTATCCATATCATTTATCATcatgtatttaattttctcgTATCTGtttagttttaatatttgtataaaaccTGTCACACAAAATGTACAAGAATCGTTTTTACCTGTAAATTATGGTATGCACCGGAATCCTCGGGAGGAGCTGGTTTGCATTTACCACAACAGAAGtaacaacagcagcaacaacagcaacaacagtAACAACCGGTAAGTAATCCACAAATTATGAACAGAGcctgaaaataatgaaaatatatttttcgcgCGATTGTAGTTGTCACAATCctcaatttaaatattcattaacgATATATCTACCTCAATGAGATTTTAATgagaatgtataaaaaaatatatttacaatattattttaaacattattctATTTTCTACATATAAGACGCTTATTATATTAGTGCTATCGCGTCATCCTATCTTTGTTTTACGTTTAatgaacaacaaagataaaatgacgTAACAGTGCTGCGTAGGGCTGCCAGTGCGCTCGCTCCTCGAAGGCGTCTTTAATGTTTCGTGCGTTTTAtaactatttgaaaaaaataagtaggGTAACTGTCTCAATTATTGCCGCTTCATGCACATAGTGGTAATTGATTGTGCTTATTTTGTAGTATTTCAAGTATATAACAAACATTCTCTTTTATCGTTATTCAAGTAATAACAAGTTTAATACGTACGAAATAATAGCAACGAGCTCGAAAATGAATCGATTATTCAAATATagtgaaagaaatgaaaaatatactaTTGAATCTATTACTGCCAGTCAATGTCCCCCGATTACTACCGCATGTATCTAATATTGACTCTCCGTTTGACACTATCGGTGCGTATCTAATACTGCCACCTCTACCAAAACCATCCTGCAGGTATATAAATCTTGGGTTGCATTaaccaattttcaaaaatggttgctatacataatttattttgtataacatatctattatatttcatattactatatttttgttatataacaatatataatgagaaagaaatacaataattattcatttgattaatataaagtacatatttattatttattattcatttgttatttattcttcctgtctttttcataaaatcaaacaacattttacataattctcTCAATCCTCTCGTAATTCGGTTAGAGCACGTAATTCGAAGAGCACAAAGGTTAATTACGCACCGTTGTCACTTCTCGAATAGAAGTTGTCAGTAATTGGCACGTAATAGATATATTCTTCATGCATTTACTGCATTACCGGCGGTAATGCAGGCAAGTTCTAACTAAATGATTATTCCTAATGCTGTCATCTCaataaattacgttaaaagtaatctattacatttttatgcttattttatttaaatatcatttaaacaTGATCATACAATTGCTTTAGTAGatataaaaaagtgaaaatatcaCATTTCCATGTACTTTCGAAACATGCAGTTTTACTTTTCTTCTCATTAGAAAATGATGGCAGCTACATTCCGAGATGCATTCCTaacttgtttaattattttataaatataaaacttatcGAACATTTTATATCGTTGTGCCTGCGATTATATGATAATCGCAGTTTAAcatcaaaatatttgtaatacacaacattctcatattttttattttaatgctaCAACTGAAAAGAGCGACAGTAATTGGGATAATTATcttatatacattgtatatacattGCAAGTACAcacaatacacacacacacacacacacacacacacacacgcacacacacgcacacgcacacgcacgcacgcacgcacgcacgcacgcacgcacgcacgcacgcacgcacgcacgcacgcacgcacgcacgcacacgcacattcatacataattttaaatgtttcaaaagaCAAAACATAGTTAAtcttaaatcataaaaaaacaattgttttgggAATTGAAAAGAAGTGACGGCTAAACAAATTCATATTCTTACCTTGCACCATCCAGAGGTGACAACGAAGTAAGCATTAACATTTTCTTCTCCAAACTGTTCCGCGACGTATAGACCAAGAGATCCATAGTTATCATATATATTACGTTTGGTTAGATCTGTCAGTATAGCGTGTgctctatttatttctttaaactgCAAACAGtggtttaaaatataatattatatatttgcagaaagcacaaatttcaaaattttcaatgttACGTAAaagaatatgaaagaaaaatatgtgtataatatacTTGTGTTTGTAAAAATCTTGTCTTTAGAGCTCGAGAAGTTACGTGCCATTcggttataaaaattaatcgttaaaaaattgtaaatatttgctaaaagataaattaaaaaaaaaaccttttcaGCTGCCTCTGGATTATTAGGATTTTTGTCAGGATGATATTTCAGGGCCAGTTTTCTATACGTCTTTTTAATATCCTCCGAAGTGGCAGTTTTTGGAACTTCCAAAATCTGATAAAGGGAATCCCCTGCTGTACTAAAGAACAAATGGacataaattaagaaatttgtaTCAAGTTAACAcgattaacatacaaaattgatataatcgtactaatcaaattttacaaaaaaacaatcTGTTATTAATATCTCGATAAGCATAAGTATTTTAACCTTCCAAGAATTGGTAAGTTTTTGGgtgatttttttacagtttcgGATTCAGAATTTTGTTGAGTACACGACAATACTTATTACATCGATCTCTGAAAAAAATGGTGCTACTCCAATATATATCGACTTTCAGTTaggtataaacaaatttttttcctataTTTGAGTTTTAtagtattgtatatttttagaaaaactattataCCAAAATTTGGGATGTGTAAtagtaaagtaataaaaaaaaactttataccAAGTTACAGCAATTTactttgtaataaatgtttaagcgtacatacaatacaaaataagtaataacgttcgtttaa contains these protein-coding regions:
- the LOC105198275 gene encoding dnaJ homolog subfamily C member 5 isoform X4, producing the protein MDRRKMSTAGDSLYQILEVPKTATSEDIKKTYRKLALKYHPDKNPNNPEAAEKFKEINRAHAILTDLTKRNIYDNYGSLGLYVAEQFGEENVNAYFVVTSGWCKALFIICGLLTGCYCCCCCCCCCYFCCGKCKPAPPEDSGAYHNLQEDESDDDAVTSQPQSGASQNASNIQQPIFAMPAPGSAAPATTVNESTNLNSGGERVIYTTAAATNPFIGANAPTSDTGPTRW
- the LOC105198275 gene encoding dnaJ homolog subfamily C member 5 isoform X1, with the protein product MDRRKMSTAGDSLYQILEVPKTATSEDIKKTYRKLALKYHPDKNPNNPEAAEKFKEINRAHAILTDLTKRNIYDNYGSLGLYVAEQFGEENVNAYFVVTSGWCKALFIICGLLTGCYCCCCCCCCCYFCCGKCKPAPPEDSGAYHNLQLESMSARKEYLSRYLIAKTSDLRSSCNLHIIDVCIKRNLNPEGVVTDQPRGFGKEDESDDDAVTSQPQSGASQNASNIQQPIFAMPAPGSAAPATTVNESTNLNSGGERVIYTTAAATNPFIGANAPTSDTGPTRW
- the LOC105198275 gene encoding dnaJ homolog subfamily C member 5 isoform X5; protein product: MDRRKMSTAGDSLYQILEVPKTATSEDIKKTYRKLALKYHPDKNPNNPEAAEKFKEINRAHAILTDLTKRNIYDNYGSLGLYVAEQFGEENVNAYFVVTSGWCKALFIICGLLTGCYCCCCCCCCCYFCCGKCKPAPPEDSGAYHNLQEDESDDDAVTSQPQSGASQNASNIQQPIFAMPAPGSAAPATTVNESTNLNSGGERVIYTTGITSS
- the LOC105198275 gene encoding dnaJ homolog subfamily C member 5 isoform X2 gives rise to the protein MDRRKMSTAGDSLYQILEVPKTATSEDIKKTYRKLALKYHPDKNPNNPEAAEKFKEINRAHAILTDLTKRNIYDNYGSLGLYVAEQFGEENVNAYFVVTSGWCKALFIICGLLTGCYCCCCCCCCCYFCCGKCKPAPPEDSGAYHNLQLESMSARKEYLSRYLIAKTSDLRSSCNLHIIDVCIKRNLNPEGVVTDQPRGFGKEDESDDDAVTSQPQSGASQNASNIQQPIFAMPAPGSAAPATTVNESTNLNSGGERVIYTTGITSS
- the LOC105198275 gene encoding dnaJ homolog subfamily C member 5 isoform X3 gives rise to the protein MDRRKMSTAGDSLYQILEVPKTATSEDIKKTYRKLALKYHPDKNPNNPEAAEKFKEINRAHAILTDLTKRNIYDNYGSLGLYVAEQFGEENVNAYFVVTSGWCKALFIICGLLTGCYCCCCCCCCCYFCCGKCKPAPPEDSGAYHNLQRNLNPEGVVTDQPRGFGKEDESDDDAVTSQPQSGASQNASNIQQPIFAMPAPGSAAPATTVNESTNLNSGGERVIYTTAAATNPFIGANAPTSDTGPTRW